The following proteins come from a genomic window of Amaranthus tricolor cultivar Red isolate AtriRed21 chromosome 14, ASM2621246v1, whole genome shotgun sequence:
- the LOC130799658 gene encoding putative gamma-glutamylcyclotransferase At3g02910, with translation MSTTSDNNNHKTTQIFVYGTLKQGFPNHYLLKGLSTSNDAVFQGCYKTVNSYPLVLGPLGIPFLINIPGSGHRVKGELYSVSGHALEKLDELEGISRGHYERLPLKVVTEEEGNPRLIQVEAYFGHRSFGEEMWKKIGEIGMGEYMDKEGEKYVRVKDRDVGSSLMDYIRVFLQSDDPYSTN, from the coding sequence ATGTCCACCACTTCcgataataacaaccacaaaaCAACTCAAATCTTCGTTTATGGAACCCTCAAACAAGGTTTCCCAAACCACTACCTTTTAAAAGGCCTATCCACCTCAAACGACGCCGTTTTCCAAGGCTGCTACAAGACCGTCAACTCCTACCCGCTTGTGCTTGGTCCTTTAGGAATCCCTTTCTTGATCAACATCCCCGGGTCGGGTCACCGGGTCAAGGGAGAATTGTACTCTGTTTCGGGTCATGCTTTGGAAAAACTGGATGAGTTGGAAGGAATAAGTCGTGGACACTACGAAAGGCTACCATTGAAGGTGGTGACGGAGGAGGAAGGTAACCCGCGGCTGATACAAGTAGAGGCCTATTTTGGGCACCGGAGTTTTGGGGAGGAAATGTGGAAGAAAATTGGGGAGATTGGGATGGGGGAGTACATGGATAAGGAAGGGGAAAAGTATGTTAGGGTTAAGGATCGAGATGTTGGATCATCATTGATGGATTACATTCGGGTTTTTCTTCAATCTGACGATCCTTATTCAACGAATTAA